From Puniceicoccaceae bacterium, the proteins below share one genomic window:
- a CDS encoding glycoside hydrolase produces the protein WPSKTKLAAELAKTTGHSVYTSFLQEHRTQILASFERAGTAIALAVAVLDDPEFTAAATEKAREFAAQIQDLQQQTPFGVPYQPAIWGDGWKIQRFGMQQYFLHQCWPDLFPSENLFKALNFILGCHPGPNPASFVSGVGSTSVLTAYGINRADWSFIPGGAVSGTALIRPDFPELLDWPYLWQQTEYVMGGGATHFMFMAMAVQALLSE, from the coding sequence GTGGCCTTCCAAAACAAAACTGGCCGCAGAACTGGCGAAAACCACGGGGCATTCCGTCTATACGAGCTTTCTTCAGGAACACCGCACCCAAATTCTCGCCTCATTTGAACGCGCAGGTACCGCGATTGCGCTCGCGGTTGCGGTGCTCGACGACCCGGAGTTCACAGCGGCTGCCACCGAAAAAGCACGCGAATTCGCGGCTCAGATTCAGGACCTCCAGCAACAAACCCCGTTTGGAGTTCCGTATCAGCCCGCGATCTGGGGTGATGGCTGGAAGATACAGCGCTTTGGCATGCAGCAGTATTTCCTGCATCAGTGTTGGCCCGACCTCTTTCCCAGCGAAAACCTGTTCAAAGCGCTCAACTTCATCCTGGGATGCCATCCGGGACCCAACCCGGCTTCTTTTGTATCAGGTGTCGGTTCCACATCCGTACTGACCGCCTACGGAATCAATCGCGCAGACTGGTCGTTCATACCGGGAGGTGCCGTTTCGGGAACAGCCCTGATCCGTCCTGATTTCCCTGAATTGCTGGACTGGCCCTACCTCTGGCAGCAAACCGAATATGTCATGGGAGGTGGAG